A window of Microbacterium sp. Root61 genomic DNA:
GTCGGGTCCGGACTCCAAGAGTCCGAAGAAGTCATGCTCGATCGCCATAGCTCCATGAAACCAGCGGGAGCGCTCGGGCGGTAGTCCACACGGGCGTGTCCCGAAGAAGTCCGGTCAATCGACGAGGGATGCCGCGAACACGTGCGGCGTGAAACCGGTCAGATCGCCGATGCCTTCGCCCTGTCCGAGGAGCTTGACGGGGATGCCGGTCTTCTCCTGCACGGCCAGCACGAACCCGCCCTTGGCGGAGCCGTCGAGCTTGGTCAGCACGAGCCCGGTGACGCCGGCGTGCTCCAGGAACGCCTGCGCCTGCATGACGCCGTTCTGGCCGGTGGTCGCATCCAGCACCAGCAGCACCTCGCTGATCGGCGCTTGCTTCTCGATCACGCGGCGGATCTTGGACAGCTCATCCATCAGCCCGCCCTTGGTGTGCAGGCGACCGGCGGTGTCGATCAGCACGATCTCGGTGCTGGTCTGCTTCGCGTACTCGATCGTCTGGAACGCGACGGACGCCGGATCCTGGCCTTCGTGCTGCGGACGCACGATCGCGGCACCGCCCCGCTCGGCCCACGTCGCGAGCTGGTCGACTGCCGCGGCACGGAAGGTGTCGGCGGCACCGACGACGACGGTGCGATCGAAGCGTTGCAGGAACTTGGCGAATTTGCCGATCGTGGTGGTCTTGCCGACGCCGTTGACGCCGACGACGAGCACGACGGCGGGGCGTTCGGTCAGCCGCAGCGTGGTGTCGAACTTCGCGAAGTGCTCCTCGAGCGCTTCCTTCAGCATCCGCTGCAGGTCGCGAGGATCTGTCGTGCGATACCGCTCGACCTTCTCGCGCAGCTCCTCGATCAGCCGCTCGGTGATGTCCGGGCCGAAGTCCGCGGTCAGCAAGGCGGTCTCCATGTCGTCCCACGTCGTCTCATCGATGGTGGGTTTGGTGAAGATGCCGCGCAGCGCGCGACCGAGAGACCAGGAGCTTTCAGCCATGAGTAGAGCCTACGAGGCCACGCGGTCGCCGACGCGCTGACCGACGACGGCGGACACGCCGTCCTGACGCATCGAGACGCCGTAGAGGGCGTCGGCGATCTCCATCGTGCGCTTCTGGTGCGTGATCACGATGAGCTGGCTGCTCTCGCGCAACTGCTCGAAGACGCCGAGCAGGCGACCGAGGTTGGCATCGTCCAGCGCCGCCTCGACCTCGTCCAGGATGTAGAAGGGGCTCGGCCGCGCCTTGAAGATGGCCGTCAGCAACGCGACGGCCGCGAGCGAGCGCTCGCCACCCGACAGCAGTGAGAGACGCTCGATCTTCTTGCCGACGGGGCGGACCATGACCTCGATGCCGGTCGTCAGCGGCGAGTCGGGGTTGGTCAGCGAGATGCTGCCGGTGCCGCCCGGGAACAGGATCGGGAACACCTCGCCGAACGCCACGCGGGTGTCCTCGAACGCCGCGAGGAAGATGACCTGCATTCGTTCGTCGAGCTCCTCGATGATCGTGAGGAGGTCCTTGCGCGTCTGGGTGAGATCGCCGAGCTGCTCGGTGAGGAACTTGTGCCGCTGCTCCAGCGCGGCGAACTCCTCGAGGGCTAGCGGGTTCACCCGCCCGAGCTGGCCGAGCTTGCGCTCGGCGTCTTGCAGGCGCTTGCGCTGAGCGGCGCGATCGAACGGAACGGACGCCGCAGCCGCGTCGTCCTCGACGACCTCGTCTCCTGGGATCGCCTGGTCCGGGCCGTATTCCGAAATGAGAATATCTTCCTCGAGCCCGAGTTCGGAGGCCACCCGTTCCAGCAGGCTCGTCACGTGCAGGCGCTTCTCGTGGATCTTCAGCTCGAGGCCGTGCACGCTCTCGGTGAGTCCGGCCAGGCGCTCGCGCACGGCCGCTTCCTGCCGGCGCAGCTCGGTGAGTTCGGCGGTGACGGCGCTGCGTGCGGACTCCGCAGTGGCCAGTTCGACCTTTGCTTGCGTCACCGACCGGTCGACCGAGTCCATGAGCGCCGGCAGCTGCGCGACCACGTCGGCGGCGACCTCGCGCTGCAGACGACGGATGACGGCACGACGTGCGGCCTCCTCGGCCGCAGCCCGCTCCCGCTCGCGCTGCCGCTCCAGCGACACGACGCGCGCCTCGCCGGCGCGCACCCGCTCCTTGAGCGTCTCGACGTCCAGACGGGCGCGCATCTCGTCATCGCGAGCCGCCTCCAGCGCCTCGAGCATGCCGTCTCGCGCGGACGCGTCGAGCATCGGCCGCGGAGCCTCCATAGCCGCGGACAGCCGGTCCCCGGCGACCCGGGCAGCACCCTCGGCCTCCTCGACCGCCGCCTGAGCCTGCCGGAGCCCGGCCTCCAGGCGCTCGCACTCGGCGATGGCCGCCTCGTGCCGCACGGTGGCGCGGTTGACCTGCTCCGCGTGCGCGGCCAGCGCCGCATCGTGGGCGCGCAGCGATTCGAGCGACGCCTTCGTGCGCTGGCGTGATGTCGCGAGCTCGCGGACGCGGGCCTCGAGCTCTTCGCGCAGTGCATCGGCGATGACCGCGACCTCGGCGAGGCGCTCGGTGGCGGCATCCCGTTCTGCGACGAGTTCGAGTCGCGAGCGGCCCGAGCCGGAGCCGGCGCGCAGCGTGTATTCGGTGCAGACTTCGCCGGCACGCGTCACGATCGTCACCGGTCCGCCGAGCTCGGCGTTGGCGAGGGCCGGACCGGCTGCCACGGCCGCTGACAGATCGTCGGCGATGGCCACGTACGACAGCACGCCGAGCACGCCTTCGGGGGCCGTGACGACCTCGCGCGCGGGTGTGATGCCGGCGAGAACCGGGAACGACGGACGCATCATGCCGGCGCCGGCGATGACCATGTCGACCACGCCGAGGTCTCCCCCACGCACGTTGTCGGCCAGCGCCACGGCGTCGCCACGCCCTTCGACGAGTACGCCTTCCGCCAGCGAGCCGAGCACGGCTGCGATCGCCACCTCGTACCCCGGCTTGACCTGCACGGAGTCACTGACGAGGCCCCGGATGCCGGCACCGCCGCGTGCGATCAGTTCGGTGGCGCCGTTCTTGACGTCCAGCGCGCGGCCCAGCGCCTTCGTCTGGGCGGTGAGAGCCTCATGCTCGCGCTCGGCGGCATGCAGCCTGTCGCGCAGCGCGCCGACCGCGGCCTCGGTCTCGGTAGCCTCGCGCTGCGCGCGGTCGTAGGCCGCCGCATGCTCCGCGGACGACTCCTCGGGGACCAGATCGGGATCCAGTCCCGCCAGTGTCTCCGCGGCCTCGGCGCGTCGCGTGAGCGCCGCCTCGAGCGCGCGCTCCTGCCGCTCGACAGCGGTACGGACGGCGGCGAGAGCGGATGCCGCGGCCTCCGCCGTTCCACGCAGTGCGGTCAGCTTCATGTCGTGTTCGGACACGAGGGCGCTCTGCGCGGCGATGTCTGTGTCCAGCGCATCCAGTTCGGCACGTGCACGCACGACGTCGCGCATGGCGGCGGCCGCCGCATCCTGCGCCTCGCCGAGCCCGGCACCGATCTCATCGATGTCCGCGCGCGCTTCGTCGATCGTGGCCTGTGAGACGGTCGCGTGCTCGATGCCCGCGTCGTCGTCGACGCCCAGCAGCGCCAACCGCTGCCCGGCGAGTGTGAACAGCCCGCGGAGGCGCTCCTGAACCCGCTCCAGCGCGAATGCGGTGCCGCGCGCGGCATCGACGACTTCGGAGCGTTGTTCGGATTCGAGCTTCTCGACGCGGAGCTTCTGGTTCTCGGCCTGGTCCTGCAGCACCAGACGCTCGGAGTGGCGTTCCTGCTCGCTGCGCGCGTGGGCGTCGAGCTCGCCGCGCAGTCGCACCAACTCGTCGGCGAACAGCCGCGCCTTCGCATCACGGACGACGGCGGCGATCGTGGCGGCCTCGCGCGCGATCTCGGCCTGGCGACCGAGCGGCTTGAGCTGGCGGCGCAGCTCTCCGGCGAGGTCGCTGAGGCGCGTGAGGTTCGCCTCCATCGCGTCCAGCTTGCGGAGGGTCTTCTCCTTGCGGCGGCGATGCTTCAGGATGCCGGCGGCTTCTTCGATGAAGCCGCGGCGATCTTCCGGCGACGCCTGCAGCACGCTGTCCAGGCGCCCCTGGCCGACGATCACGTGCATCTCGCGGCCGAGTCCGGAGTCACTCAGCAGCTCCTGCACGTCCAGCAGACGACATGTGTCGCCGTTGATCGCGTACTCACTGGCGCCATTGCGGAACAGCGTGCGGCTGATCGTCACTTCGGAGTAGTCGATCGGCAGTGCGCCGTCCGCGTTGTCGATCGTCAGCTGCACCTCGGCGCGGCCCAGCGGGCCGCGGGTCGCGGTACCGGCGAAGATGACGTCCTCCATCTTGCCGCCGCGGAGCGTCTTCGCGCCCTGCTCCCCCATCACCCAGGCGAGAGCGTCCACGACGTTCGACTTGCCCGAGCCGTTGGGTCCGACGATCGCGGTGACGCCGGGCTCGAAAGCGAACGTGGTCG
This region includes:
- the ftsY gene encoding signal recognition particle-docking protein FtsY; this encodes MAESSWSLGRALRGIFTKPTIDETTWDDMETALLTADFGPDITERLIEELREKVERYRTTDPRDLQRMLKEALEEHFAKFDTTLRLTERPAVVLVVGVNGVGKTTTIGKFAKFLQRFDRTVVVGAADTFRAAAVDQLATWAERGGAAIVRPQHEGQDPASVAFQTIEYAKQTSTEIVLIDTAGRLHTKGGLMDELSKIRRVIEKQAPISEVLLVLDATTGQNGVMQAQAFLEHAGVTGLVLTKLDGSAKGGFVLAVQEKTGIPVKLLGQGEGIGDLTGFTPHVFAASLVD
- the smc gene encoding chromosome segregation protein SMC, whose translation is MHLKSVTLKGFKSFAQPTTFAFEPGVTAIVGPNGSGKSNVVDALAWVMGEQGAKTLRGGKMEDVIFAGTATRGPLGRAEVQLTIDNADGALPIDYSEVTISRTLFRNGASEYAINGDTCRLLDVQELLSDSGLGREMHVIVGQGRLDSVLQASPEDRRGFIEEAAGILKHRRRKEKTLRKLDAMEANLTRLSDLAGELRRQLKPLGRQAEIAREAATIAAVVRDAKARLFADELVRLRGELDAHARSEQERHSERLVLQDQAENQKLRVEKLESEQRSEVVDAARGTAFALERVQERLRGLFTLAGQRLALLGVDDDAGIEHATVSQATIDEARADIDEIGAGLGEAQDAAAAAMRDVVRARAELDALDTDIAAQSALVSEHDMKLTALRGTAEAAASALAAVRTAVERQERALEAALTRRAEAAETLAGLDPDLVPEESSAEHAAAYDRAQREATETEAAVGALRDRLHAAEREHEALTAQTKALGRALDVKNGATELIARGGAGIRGLVSDSVQVKPGYEVAIAAVLGSLAEGVLVEGRGDAVALADNVRGGDLGVVDMVIAGAGMMRPSFPVLAGITPAREVVTAPEGVLGVLSYVAIADDLSAAVAAGPALANAELGGPVTIVTRAGEVCTEYTLRAGSGSGRSRLELVAERDAATERLAEVAVIADALREELEARVRELATSRQRTKASLESLRAHDAALAAHAEQVNRATVRHEAAIAECERLEAGLRQAQAAVEEAEGAARVAGDRLSAAMEAPRPMLDASARDGMLEALEAARDDEMRARLDVETLKERVRAGEARVVSLERQRERERAAAEEAARRAVIRRLQREVAADVVAQLPALMDSVDRSVTQAKVELATAESARSAVTAELTELRRQEAAVRERLAGLTESVHGLELKIHEKRLHVTSLLERVASELGLEEDILISEYGPDQAIPGDEVVEDDAAAASVPFDRAAQRKRLQDAERKLGQLGRVNPLALEEFAALEQRHKFLTEQLGDLTQTRKDLLTIIEELDERMQVIFLAAFEDTRVAFGEVFPILFPGGTGSISLTNPDSPLTTGIEVMVRPVGKKIERLSLLSGGERSLAAVALLTAIFKARPSPFYILDEVEAALDDANLGRLLGVFEQLRESSQLIVITHQKRTMEIADALYGVSMRQDGVSAVVGQRVGDRVAS